The following coding sequences lie in one Leucobacter allii genomic window:
- a CDS encoding DUF7507 domain-containing protein, producing MDQDSRSIGRRAGGWLVAASVVGASLFLGMPAAQAAPAPDAEPTTFTSGVDQTVVVPDGVCAVNVVVAGAPGGSAISSGTDDNAEDPEDPGAFRGPNGSGATVSAGLAVGAGDAIQYTVGGTGANGGAAGLPGGGAGSTGGHRGAGGGGYSSISVGGDLLILAGGGGGTGGGHTADGGHGGDAGVVDGVAIDGGTVYAGGDGTSGFDLGWNADPVTAPGAGLGGGVSAGGAGGVNPRSATEGYDFNGFPGGSLQGGNGGNDPGLDGGAGGGGGFFGGGGGASTDGQVGGAAQYFVGAGGGGGSTFVSDSALLSDPALAKNRVPAGQEGEGDTLPGQVTFEWIMCDYDLSVAKSVVGEPVYEDGQTVTYSVTVTNEGADDMAIGDTVSLVDDLAVGGTLVSVEGLDTSVPAAGEAITAAGIEAYDSIDVSDDPETPDVRHRGLAAGDSVTFVYDVVVTGTEPVTNTVTITDRGSEENNTASAEIQPAAPSLGLVKSADTEDITEIGQKVTYSFVVTNTGNISVDNISIAEGEFSGAGELPTPECPTGPVAPGESVTCTAVYTVVAEDITGEDLTNTATAAGETPMGHPVVSEESAAALESVPAPELTLVKTADANTVTHAGQKVTYSFEVTNTGNIPLDDIAIDEGAFSGTGELPTPKCPTGTVDPGESITCTSVYTALPGDVTGKPLTNTATATGVTLYGADVVSNASTAELASTAPLAVTGGQSLAAWSIGAVLALGLGGTALLLARRRQA from the coding sequence ATGGATCAGGATTCACGGTCGATCGGACGCAGGGCGGGGGGCTGGCTCGTCGCCGCCTCGGTCGTCGGCGCGTCGCTCTTCCTCGGCATGCCGGCGGCTCAGGCCGCCCCGGCGCCCGACGCCGAGCCCACCACCTTCACGAGCGGCGTCGACCAGACGGTCGTCGTGCCCGATGGCGTGTGCGCGGTGAACGTCGTCGTCGCGGGCGCCCCCGGCGGCTCGGCGATCTCGTCCGGCACGGATGACAACGCCGAGGATCCCGAGGATCCGGGCGCGTTCCGCGGCCCGAACGGCTCCGGCGCCACCGTCAGCGCGGGCCTCGCGGTCGGCGCGGGCGACGCGATCCAGTACACCGTCGGCGGCACCGGCGCCAACGGCGGCGCGGCCGGCCTGCCCGGCGGCGGCGCGGGCAGCACCGGCGGGCACCGCGGCGCGGGCGGCGGCGGCTACTCCTCCATCAGCGTCGGCGGGGACCTCCTGATCCTCGCGGGCGGCGGCGGCGGCACCGGCGGCGGCCACACCGCCGACGGCGGCCACGGCGGCGACGCGGGCGTCGTCGACGGCGTCGCGATCGACGGCGGCACCGTGTACGCCGGCGGCGACGGCACCTCCGGCTTCGACCTCGGCTGGAACGCCGATCCGGTGACCGCGCCCGGCGCCGGCCTGGGCGGCGGCGTGAGCGCCGGCGGCGCCGGCGGCGTCAACCCGCGCAGCGCGACCGAGGGCTACGACTTCAACGGCTTCCCCGGCGGCTCGCTGCAGGGCGGCAACGGCGGCAACGATCCCGGCCTCGACGGCGGCGCCGGCGGCGGCGGCGGCTTCTTCGGCGGCGGCGGCGGCGCCTCCACCGACGGCCAGGTCGGCGGCGCGGCGCAGTACTTCGTCGGCGCCGGCGGCGGCGGCGGCTCCACCTTCGTCTCCGACTCGGCGCTGCTGAGCGATCCGGCGCTCGCGAAGAACCGCGTGCCCGCCGGCCAGGAAGGCGAGGGCGACACGCTGCCCGGCCAGGTCACCTTCGAGTGGATCATGTGCGACTACGACCTCTCGGTCGCGAAGAGCGTCGTCGGCGAGCCCGTCTACGAGGACGGCCAGACCGTGACCTACTCGGTGACCGTGACCAACGAGGGCGCCGACGACATGGCGATCGGCGACACCGTGAGCCTCGTCGACGACCTCGCGGTCGGCGGCACGCTCGTCTCCGTCGAGGGCCTCGACACCTCCGTGCCCGCCGCGGGCGAGGCGATCACCGCCGCCGGCATCGAGGCGTACGACTCGATCGACGTCAGCGACGATCCCGAGACCCCCGACGTGCGCCACCGCGGCCTCGCCGCGGGCGACTCCGTCACCTTCGTCTACGACGTCGTCGTGACCGGCACCGAGCCGGTGACCAACACCGTCACGATCACGGACCGCGGCAGCGAGGAGAACAACACCGCCTCCGCCGAGATCCAGCCGGCCGCGCCGTCGCTCGGCCTCGTGAAGTCCGCGGACACCGAGGACATCACGGAGATCGGCCAGAAGGTCACCTACTCCTTCGTCGTCACGAACACCGGCAACATCTCGGTGGACAACATCTCCATCGCCGAGGGCGAGTTCAGCGGCGCGGGCGAGCTCCCGACGCCCGAGTGCCCGACCGGCCCGGTCGCCCCGGGCGAGTCGGTCACCTGCACCGCCGTGTACACCGTGGTCGCCGAGGACATCACCGGCGAGGATCTGACGAACACCGCCACCGCGGCCGGCGAGACCCCCATGGGCCACCCGGTCGTCAGCGAGGAGTCCGCGGCGGCGCTCGAGAGCGTTCCCGCCCCCGAGCTCACGCTCGTCAAGACCGCCGACGCGAACACTGTCACGCACGCGGGCCAGAAGGTCACCTACTCCTTCGAGGTCACCAACACGGGCAACATCCCGCTCGACGACATCGCGATCGACGAGGGCGCCTTCAGCGGCACCGGCGAACTCCCCACCCCGAAGTGCCCGACCGGCACCGTGGATCCGGGCGAGTCGATCACCTGCACGAGCGTCTACACCGCGCTCCCCGGTGACGTGACCGGCAAGCCGCTGACCAACACGGCGACCGCGACGGGCGTCACGCTCTACGGCGCCGACGTGGTCAGCAACGCCTCGACGGCCGAGCTCGCCTCGACCGCCCCGCTCGCCGTCACCGGCGGGCAGAGCCTTGCGGCCTGGTCGATCGGCGCGGTCCTCGCGCTCGGCCTCGGCGGCACGGCGCTGCTCCTGGCCCGTCGTCGCCAGGCGTAA
- a CDS encoding PhnE/PtxC family ABC transporter permease → MTLLASAASPASTVAARAPRRRRDPQRIAAGVSLLILAGLAVWALARIDISIPGMLDSAENAERFFARVGGLEFPEPLELLRLTVLTVGLVLTGTVLAAALSVPIAYLAAENTTPGPGWRAAARFTGVLTRALPDVVLAMVFVLLFSLGALPGILAIGIHSIGMISKLFADAIEQIDEGPRRAIRAAGGSRLQEFTVGILPQVMPSWVATVLHRNDINLRGSVVLGYVGVAGLGLEMSHAFKSLNYGLGLGIALVIFLLCVAMEIVSSAVRVAMLGERAGTGVFVRLLSRRGAGARPSPPGAAPVAAFASVEAAMRRPWTAGRIRGTAAAWLAVAAVVGGVIVSEITWGDVFTFWGKIPAVASSFWPPNFGSYGFETIAAAMLETIEIALAATLITVVVSIVVGSLAARNVAPNPAARSGFRLLLVGIRGIPELILAIVLIVITGLGAQAGTIALAVGGVGLLGKLIADSLEEVPRGPERALIAGGASRTQMFFGATLPQGAQSLVGHAFYLLDTNVRAATLLGIVGGGGVGYYLLNAGQGSNYQLVGSIVLMILVTVLLVEGLAMWMRRVFK, encoded by the coding sequence ATGACCCTCCTCGCATCCGCGGCGTCCCCCGCGTCGACCGTCGCCGCGCGAGCGCCGCGGCGACGCCGCGACCCCCAGCGGATCGCGGCGGGCGTCTCGCTCCTCATCCTCGCGGGGCTCGCCGTCTGGGCGCTCGCGCGCATCGACATCTCGATCCCCGGCATGCTCGACTCCGCGGAGAACGCCGAGCGCTTCTTCGCCCGCGTCGGCGGGCTCGAGTTCCCCGAGCCGCTCGAACTCCTGCGGCTCACGGTGCTCACGGTCGGGCTCGTGCTCACCGGCACCGTGCTCGCCGCCGCGCTCTCGGTGCCCATCGCCTACCTCGCCGCCGAGAACACCACCCCCGGGCCGGGGTGGCGCGCCGCGGCGCGCTTCACGGGCGTCCTCACGCGGGCGCTCCCCGATGTCGTGCTCGCCATGGTGTTCGTGCTCCTCTTCTCGCTCGGCGCGCTGCCCGGCATCCTCGCGATCGGCATCCACTCCATCGGCATGATCTCCAAGCTCTTCGCCGACGCGATCGAGCAGATCGACGAGGGCCCCCGCCGCGCGATCCGCGCCGCGGGGGGCTCGCGGCTGCAGGAGTTCACCGTCGGGATCCTGCCGCAGGTGATGCCCTCCTGGGTCGCCACCGTGCTGCACCGCAACGACATCAACCTGCGCGGATCAGTCGTGCTCGGCTACGTCGGGGTCGCGGGCCTCGGCCTCGAGATGTCGCACGCCTTCAAGTCGCTGAACTACGGCCTCGGCCTCGGCATCGCGCTCGTCATCTTCCTCCTCTGCGTCGCGATGGAGATCGTCTCGAGCGCCGTGCGCGTCGCCATGCTCGGCGAGCGCGCCGGCACGGGCGTCTTCGTGCGGCTGCTCTCCCGCCGCGGCGCCGGGGCGCGTCCGTCGCCGCCCGGGGCGGCTCCCGTCGCCGCCTTCGCCTCGGTCGAGGCCGCGATGCGGCGCCCGTGGACGGCCGGGCGGATCCGGGGCACGGCAGCGGCCTGGCTCGCGGTCGCGGCGGTCGTCGGCGGCGTCATCGTGAGCGAGATCACCTGGGGCGACGTGTTCACCTTCTGGGGGAAGATCCCCGCCGTCGCTTCCTCCTTCTGGCCGCCGAACTTCGGCAGCTACGGCTTCGAGACGATCGCCGCCGCCATGCTCGAGACGATCGAGATCGCCCTCGCCGCCACGCTCATCACCGTCGTCGTCTCGATCGTCGTCGGTTCCCTCGCGGCCCGCAACGTCGCCCCGAACCCGGCCGCGCGATCCGGGTTCCGCCTGCTCCTCGTCGGCATCCGCGGCATCCCCGAGCTCATCCTCGCGATCGTGCTCATCGTCATCACCGGGCTCGGCGCCCAGGCCGGCACGATCGCCCTCGCCGTGGGCGGCGTCGGCCTCCTCGGCAAGCTCATCGCGGACTCCCTCGAGGAGGTGCCGCGCGGACCGGAGCGCGCGCTCATCGCCGGCGGCGCCTCCCGCACCCAGATGTTCTTCGGCGCGACGCTGCCGCAGGGGGCGCAGTCGCTCGTGGGGCACGCGTTCTACCTCCTCGACACGAACGTGCGCGCCGCGACGCTGCTCGGCATCGTGGGCGGCGGCGGCGTCGGCTACTACCTGCTCAATGCGGGACAGGGGTCGAACTACCAGCTCGTCGGCTCGATCGTGCTCATGATCCTCGTCACGGTGCTGCTCGTCGAGGGACTCGCGATGTGGATGCGGCGGGTCTTCAAGTGA
- the phnC gene encoding phosphonate ABC transporter ATP-binding protein produces MHPTPTGPVIEIDGLTKRFGDTTALDDVSLRVHRGEVAVLLGLSGSGKSTLLRHIDGLEAPSSGTVRVLGAEVPRLRGRALRGLRHRVGFIFQQFELVGPLTVLENVLSGALGDLRGPRLGLFSYPRALKHRALAHLERVGLLDRAYQRADTLSGGQQQRVAIARALMQNPEVLLADEPVASLDPESSAQVMALIREIAAADGLTVLCTLHQVDLAISWADRIVGLRHGALVLDTPAEGLSRAEVMEIYGRVATSTAELEAVDVEAAGLGASGREPAGVSA; encoded by the coding sequence ATGCATCCCACGCCCACCGGCCCCGTCATCGAGATCGACGGGCTCACGAAGCGCTTCGGCGACACGACGGCGCTCGACGACGTCTCCCTCCGCGTGCACCGCGGGGAGGTCGCCGTGCTCCTCGGCCTCTCGGGCTCGGGGAAGTCGACGCTGCTGCGGCACATCGACGGGCTCGAGGCGCCGAGCTCCGGCACCGTGCGGGTGCTCGGTGCGGAGGTGCCGCGGCTGCGCGGGCGCGCCCTGCGCGGCCTGCGGCACCGCGTCGGCTTCATCTTCCAGCAGTTCGAGCTCGTGGGGCCGCTCACGGTGCTCGAGAACGTGCTGAGCGGGGCGCTCGGCGACCTGCGGGGTCCCCGGCTCGGCCTCTTCAGCTATCCGCGCGCGCTCAAGCACCGGGCGCTCGCGCATCTCGAGCGCGTGGGGCTCCTCGACCGCGCCTACCAGCGCGCCGACACCCTCTCGGGCGGACAGCAGCAGCGCGTGGCCATCGCCCGCGCCCTCATGCAGAACCCCGAGGTGCTGCTCGCGGACGAGCCCGTGGCCTCGCTCGACCCGGAGTCGAGCGCTCAGGTCATGGCGCTCATCCGCGAGATCGCCGCCGCAGACGGGCTCACCGTGCTCTGCACGCTGCACCAGGTCGATCTCGCGATCTCCTGGGCCGACCGCATCGTCGGCCTGCGCCACGGCGCGCTCGTGCTCGACACCCCGGCCGAGGGTCTCAGCCGGGCGGAGGTCATGGAGATCTACGGCCGCGTCGCGACCTCCACCGCGGAGCTCGAGGCCGTCGACGTCGAGGCCGCCGGCCTCGGGGCGTCCGGGCGCGAGCCCGCAGGGGTCTCCGCATGA
- a CDS encoding alcohol dehydrogenase catalytic domain-containing protein: protein MSGRGAGPTATAMIFDGPGRPLRETTVDVPALGPGELLVAVELATVCGSDVHTALGHRAEPVPLGLGHEAVGRIVAVGAADGSAPRVADAAPLAPGDRVVWSIAAHCGACARCRRGMPQKCLTLHKYGHARFVADWPLSGGFATHVQLLAGTPVVRVGEALPAAVLAPAGCGTATAYAALAAAERGLRGGAGALADGEVLVTGAGLIGLTASAMAAERGARVTVSDPDPERRALASRFGAARTLDPRRDAVPPAVFDAVIEVSGAPAAVAAGLDAVAVGGAVVWVGSVFPADAVPVDAERIVRGLATIAGVHNYAPAELAGAVAFLEAHGARYPFAELVGEIHPLRGSDAALARAAQQREVRVGIAPALAADGAA from the coding sequence GTGAGCGGGCGAGGCGCGGGCCCCACGGCGACCGCCATGATCTTCGACGGCCCGGGCCGGCCGCTCCGCGAGACGACCGTCGACGTCCCCGCGCTCGGCCCGGGCGAACTGCTCGTGGCGGTGGAGCTCGCGACCGTCTGCGGCTCCGACGTGCACACCGCGCTCGGGCACCGAGCGGAGCCGGTGCCGCTCGGGCTCGGCCACGAGGCCGTCGGCCGGATCGTCGCAGTCGGCGCGGCCGACGGATCCGCGCCGCGCGTAGCGGACGCCGCTCCGCTCGCGCCGGGCGATCGCGTCGTGTGGTCGATCGCCGCGCACTGCGGGGCCTGCGCGCGCTGCCGGCGCGGGATGCCGCAGAAGTGCCTGACGCTGCACAAGTACGGGCACGCGAGATTCGTCGCGGACTGGCCGCTCTCCGGCGGCTTCGCGACGCACGTGCAGCTGCTGGCCGGCACGCCCGTGGTCCGGGTCGGCGAGGCGCTCCCCGCCGCAGTCCTCGCCCCGGCGGGCTGCGGCACGGCGACGGCCTACGCCGCGCTCGCCGCCGCGGAGCGCGGACTGCGCGGGGGCGCGGGGGCGCTCGCCGACGGCGAGGTGCTCGTGACCGGCGCGGGCCTCATCGGGCTGACCGCGAGCGCCATGGCCGCCGAGCGCGGGGCCCGGGTCACCGTGTCCGATCCCGACCCGGAGCGCCGGGCGCTGGCCTCCCGCTTCGGCGCCGCGCGCACGCTCGATCCGCGCCGCGACGCCGTCCCGCCCGCGGTCTTCGACGCCGTCATCGAGGTCTCGGGCGCGCCTGCCGCAGTCGCCGCGGGGCTCGACGCGGTCGCCGTGGGCGGCGCCGTCGTCTGGGTGGGCAGCGTGTTCCCCGCCGACGCGGTCCCCGTCGACGCCGAGCGGATCGTGCGCGGTCTCGCGACCATCGCCGGGGTGCACAACTACGCACCGGCGGAGCTCGCGGGCGCCGTGGCCTTCCTCGAGGCGCACGGCGCGCGCTACCCCTTCGCGGAGCTCGTGGGGGAGATCCACCCGCTGCGGGGGAGCGACGCCGCCCTCGCGCGGGCCGCGCAGCAGCGCGAGGTGCGCGTCGGCATCGCCCCGGCGCTCGCGGCGGACGGGGCCGCATGA
- a CDS encoding phosphate/phosphite/phosphonate ABC transporter substrate-binding protein encodes MNLRAIQTTAALAGVALLGLGLAGCTSGANAEESGGDSAGYAVDSDTLVFGVVPDSVDTETNYQPIADYIAQETGKTVEYHESTDYAALIEAAIAGKIDVASFSGFTYVTATNNGAELTPISSIVTEEGQEPGYYSQAIVPADSDISSIADFAGHSVCFVDPSSTSGYLFPSYNLLEAGIDPEADVTPVFAGKHDVSVQKVGEGVECEAGFAEDSEVEKSDAVKVVAETMVPGAPLVMSSALPAELQEQLTGILGEVTIDDIIAAGVEGADTDGFRSVFYAAEPVDDAYYDQIRDICAETDAEQCQA; translated from the coding sequence ATGAACCTTCGTGCGATCCAGACGACCGCCGCCCTCGCGGGCGTCGCGCTCCTCGGCCTCGGCCTCGCCGGCTGCACCAGCGGCGCGAACGCCGAGGAGAGCGGCGGCGATTCCGCCGGCTACGCGGTCGACTCCGACACGCTCGTCTTCGGCGTCGTCCCCGACTCCGTCGACACCGAGACCAACTACCAGCCCATCGCCGACTACATCGCCCAGGAGACGGGCAAGACCGTCGAGTACCACGAGTCGACCGACTACGCGGCCCTCATCGAGGCGGCGATCGCCGGCAAGATCGACGTCGCCAGCTTCTCCGGCTTCACCTACGTCACCGCCACGAACAACGGCGCCGAGCTCACCCCGATCTCCTCCATCGTCACCGAGGAGGGGCAGGAGCCCGGCTACTACTCGCAGGCGATCGTCCCGGCGGACAGCGACATCTCCTCGATCGCGGACTTCGCCGGGCACTCGGTCTGCTTCGTCGATCCGTCCTCGACCTCGGGGTACCTCTTCCCCTCCTACAACCTGCTCGAGGCCGGCATCGACCCCGAGGCCGACGTCACTCCCGTGTTCGCGGGCAAGCACGACGTGAGCGTGCAGAAGGTCGGCGAGGGCGTCGAGTGCGAGGCGGGCTTCGCGGAGGACAGCGAGGTCGAGAAGTCCGACGCGGTGAAGGTCGTCGCCGAGACCATGGTCCCCGGCGCCCCGCTCGTCATGTCGAGCGCGCTGCCCGCGGAGCTCCAGGAGCAGCTCACGGGGATCCTCGGCGAGGTCACGATCGACGACATCATCGCCGCGGGCGTCGAAGGAGCCGACACCGACGGCTTCCGCTCCGTCTTCTACGCCGCGGAGCCCGTCGACGACGCCTACTACGACCAGATCCGCGACATCTGCGCGGAGACCGACGCGGAGCAGTGCCAGGCCTGA
- a CDS encoding GntR family transcriptional regulator, whose translation MSEVVYLRIADELRERIADGGLAPGMDVPTEAELAARWNTSRGPVRNALAVLRGEGLIETGRGRPARVVPRKSTQAVDVSIPFTRWAEAIGATPGAVTQQLARRLAGPETARAFGIDERESVVEVLRLRLLDGRPTMVERLVYLGETARALFDHDLDRVSITELLAAHGFPQAEVDHEIDAVAADALDARLLGVAEGTPVLRLHRVSRDASGRTIEVSDDHYRSDIVRFSVASRGRAPRAADGEAYLRSFGG comes from the coding sequence GTGAGCGAAGTGGTGTACCTGCGGATCGCGGACGAGCTGCGCGAGCGCATCGCGGACGGCGGCCTCGCCCCCGGCATGGACGTGCCGACCGAGGCCGAGCTCGCCGCGCGATGGAACACCTCGCGCGGCCCCGTGCGCAACGCCCTCGCGGTGCTCCGCGGCGAAGGGCTCATCGAGACGGGGCGCGGTCGTCCCGCCCGCGTCGTCCCGCGGAAGTCGACCCAGGCCGTCGACGTGTCGATTCCGTTCACGCGATGGGCCGAGGCCATCGGCGCGACGCCCGGCGCCGTGACCCAGCAGCTCGCGCGGCGGCTCGCTGGACCGGAGACGGCGCGCGCCTTCGGCATCGACGAGCGGGAGTCCGTCGTCGAGGTGCTGCGGCTGCGACTGCTCGACGGCCGCCCGACCATGGTCGAGCGGCTCGTGTACCTCGGCGAGACCGCGCGCGCGCTCTTCGACCACGACCTCGACCGGGTGTCGATCACCGAGCTGCTCGCCGCCCACGGCTTCCCCCAGGCCGAGGTCGACCACGAGATCGACGCGGTCGCGGCCGACGCGCTCGACGCCCGCCTGCTCGGGGTGGCCGAGGGCACTCCCGTACTCCGACTGCACCGGGTGTCGCGCGACGCCTCCGGCCGCACGATCGAGGTGTCCGACGACCACTACCGCAGCGACATCGTGCGCTTCAGCGTCGCCTCCCGCGGCCGCGCTCCCCGCGCCGCCGACGGCGAGGCGTATCTGCGCAGCTTCGGGGGATGA